The following are encoded in a window of Trichomycterus rosablanca isolate fTriRos1 chromosome 13, fTriRos1.hap1, whole genome shotgun sequence genomic DNA:
- the xdh gene encoding xanthine dehydrogenase/oxidase isoform X2, protein MEVTITTRQDDLVLFVNGKKIIEKNAEPEMTLLTFLRSKLGLTGTKLGCAEGGCGACTMMVSKFHPHQNQIVHHAVNACLAPLCSLHHCAVTTVEGIGSVARKLHPVQERIAKAHGSQCGFCTPGIVMSMYALLRNNSQPTMDEITEAFQGNLCRCTGYRPILEGYKTFTTQAGCCGGQGKANNCCMTSKHKKDHVNEDSTPVQQLFDPSEFMPLDPTQEIIFPPELMSLAKNPLKELRFNGERVLWVQPSSLTELLELKAMYPDAKLVVGNTEVGIEMKFKNLLYPVILAPAYIQELNSIQYTTTGIEFGACVTLSVLGKVLRETVDKLPTYQTEVFQAVLEQLRWFAGQQIRNVAAIGGNIMTASPISDLNPVFMAANSKLTLMSKEGKRVFTMDDKFFTGYRKTALKPEEILLSIEIPYTKKGQFFSAFKQSPRKEDDIATVTCAMNVLFEEGSNVVQDIRLSYGGMAPTTVLATTTCKQLIGRRWDEDMMHDACSLLATEMTLSPSAPGGMVTYRRTLTISLFFKFYLTVQHKLAQEYLSVEAVRPDYTSAIELFHLDSPSSVQLYQEVRPGQTTSDVVGRPVMHLSALKQATGEAMYCDDIPHYKNELHLALVTSTKAHAYIKSIDIADAMAVPGVVTFVSATDIPGSNETGPVLYDETVFAEKKVTCVGHIVGAVVADTQAHAQRAAKAVKINYEELQPVIVTIQDAIASQSFYRPVRTIQRGDLAKGFQESDNILEGEIHIGGQEHFYLETNCTLAVPRGEDGEMELFVSTQAASKTQVLVAKALGVPASRIVCRVKRMGGGFGGKESRSTVLSTVVAVAANKVNRPVRCMLDRDEDMLVTGGRHPFYGKYKVGFKQNGKVMALDVTYYSNAGNSLDLSLSIMERALFHMDNCYNIPHVRGTGYICKTNLPSNTAFRGFGGPQGMMVAESWISDLALSCGLPAEEVRMINLYKQGENTPFNQCLEQFTVGRCWQECMRISDFHKRETEMEKYNKQHRWTKRGLSIIPTKFGISFTAVFLNQAGALVHVYTDGSVLLTHGGTEMGQGLHTKMVQVASRTLGIPHTKIHICETSTNTVPNTSPTAASASSDLNGMAVFNACQTLLQRLEPYKSKDPKGSWEDWVKAAYFDRVNLSANGFYKTPDIGYDFESNSGRVFNYFTYGVAVSEVEIDCLTGSHKNLHTSIVMDVGKSLNPALDIGQVEGAFMQGVGLFTLEELRYSPQGYLYTRGPGMYKIPAFGDIPTELKVSLLRDAPNERAIFSSKAVGEPPLFLAASVFYAIKDAITAARAESGLTKPFRLDSPATPERIRNACEDKFTKLCPPPELGTYTPWDVRV, encoded by the exons ATGGAAGTAACAATCACAACACGCCAGGATGACTTGGTTCTTTTCGTAAATGGCAAAAAG ATAATTGAGAAAAATGCCGAGCCAGAGATGACGCTGCTGACTTTCCTCAGGAGCAAAT TGGGTTTAACAGGGACAAAGCTGGGCTGTGCTGAGGGCGGATGTGGTGCATGCACAATGATGGTGTCCAAGTTTCACCCTCATCAAAACCAAATTGT TCACCATGCCGTTAACGCTTGCTTGGCCCCCCTATGCTCGCTGCATCACTGTGCAGTCACTACAGTTGAGGGCATTGGAAGTGTAGCCAGAAAACTTCATCCTGTTCAG GAAAGGATCGCTAAGGCACATGGTTCACAGTGTGGCTTCTGCACTCCAGGTATTGTCATGTCCATGTACGCACTTCTAAGAAACAACTCTCAGCCTACAATGGATGAGATCACAGAGGCCTTTCAAG GGAATCTGTGTCGTTGCACGGGCTATAGACCTATACTTGAGGGCTACAAGACCTTTACTACg CAAGCAGGATGCTGTGGGGGTCAAGGGAAAGCCAACAACTGCTGTATGACCAGTAAGCATAAAAAGGACCATGTCAAT GAGGATTCAACTCCAGTTCAACAGTTATTTGATCCATCAGAATTTATGCCACTGGACCCAACACAAGAGATTATTTTCCCTCCAGAACTGATG AGTCTTGCTAAAAATCCACTAAAGGAGTTAAGATTCAATGGAGAGAGAGTGTTATGGGTTCAGCCAAGCTCACTAACAGAACTCCTTGAGCTTAAGGCTATGTATCCAGATGCCAAGCTGGTTGTGGGAAACACTGAAGTTG GTATCGAAATGAAATTCAAGAATCTCCTATACCCTGTCATCTTGGCACCAGCCTACATCCAGGAGCTCAACAGTATCCAGTACACCACGACTG GGATTGAGTTTGGAGCATGTGTGACATTATCTGTACTGGGAAAGGTGTTGCGTGAGACGGTAGACAAGCTCCCCACATACCAAACTGAGGTTTTTCAGGCCGTACTGGAGCAGCTGCGCTGGTTCGCAGGACAGCAAATTCGAAACGTTGCG GCTATTGGCGGAAACATTATGACAGCAAGTCCAATCTCAGACCTTAACCCTGTGTTTATGGCAGCGAACTCCAAGCTAACTTTGATGTCCAAAg aggGAAAACGTGTTTTTACAATGGACGATAAGTTCTTTACTGGCTACAGGAAAACTGCATTAAAACCGGAGGAGATCCTGTTGTCCATTGAGATCCCATACACAAAAAAG GGCCAGTTTTTCTCAGCCTTTAAGCAGTCGCCTCGCAAAGAGGACGATATCGCCACCGTCACCTGTGCAATGAACGTGCTGTTTGAGGAAGGTTCCAACGTAGTGCAAGACATTCGGCTTAGTTATGGAGGAATGGCCCCCACTACTGTTCTTGCAACAACTACATGCAAGCAACTTATTGGCAG GCGGTGGGACGAGGACATGATGCATGACGCCTGCTCACTCTTGGCTACAGAGATGACTCTTTCTCCCTCTGCACCAGGTGGGATGGTGACATACAGACGCACACTGACCATCAGCCTGTTCTTCAAATTCTACCTCACTGTGCAACACAAACTGGCTCAAGAG TATCTTTCTGTTGAGGCAGTCAGACCGGATTATACCAGTGCTATCGAGCTCTTTCACCTAGACTCACCATCCAGTGTTCAGCTTTATCAG gaagTCCGTCCTGGTCAGACCACAAGTGATGTCGTAGGTCGTCCTGTCATGCATCTGTCTGCACTAAAGCAGGCCACAGGAGAGGCAATGTACTGTGATGATATTCCTCACTATAAGAATGAGCTCCATTTGGCTCTAGTCACCAGCACCAAAGCTCACGCATATATAAA ATCTATTGATATTGCCGATGCCATGGCAGTTCCAGGAGTGGTAACGTTTGTCTCAGCCACAGATATCCCTGGGAGCAATGAGACTGGACCTGTTCTCTATGACGAAACTGTCTTTGCTGAAAAAAAG GTCACATGTGTGGGTCACATAGTAGGAGCGGTTGTCGCAGACACACAAGCCCATGCGCAGAGGGCAGCCAAAGCTGTGAAAATTAATTATGAGGAACTGCAGCCTGTGATCGTCACCATTCAG gACGCCATTGCCAGTCAGTCATTCTACCGGCCAGTGAGAACTATACAGAGAGGAGATTTGGCAAAGGGCTTTCAAGAGTCTGATAACATCCTAGAAG GTGAAATTCACATAGGGGGGCAGGAACACTTTTACTTGGAGACAAACTGCACACTGGCTGTTCCTAGAGGAGAAGACGGAGAGATGGAGCTATTTGTGTCCACACAGGCAGCCAGCAAGACACAG GTACTTGTTGCCAAAGCATTGGGAGTGCCAGCAAGTCGCATAGTGTGCCGAGTCAAGAGAATGGGAGGAGGATTCGGTGGAAAAGAGAGCAGGAGTACTGTTCTCTCAACAGTTGTGGCTGTTGCTGCTAATAA AGTGAACAGACCAGTCCGCTGCATGTTGGACCGTGATGAGGACATGTTAGTCACAGGAGGTCGACACCCATTCTATGGAAAATACAAG GTTGGATTCAAGCAAAATGGAAAAGTGATGGCTCTGGATGTAACGTACTATAGCAATGCAGGAAATTCCTTGGACCTTTCTCTGTCA ATTATGGAACGAGCGCTCTTTCATATGGACAACTGTTACAACATCCCTCATGTTCGTGGGACGGGCTACATATGTAAAACCAACCTTCCCTCCAACACTGCATTCCGAGGCTTCGGCGGGCCACAGGGAATGATGGTAGCCGAGAGCTGGATCAGTGACCTGGCTCTGTCTTGTGGCCTCCCAGCCGAAGAG gTGAGAATGATAAATCTGTACAAGCAAGGAGAAAACACCCCGTTTAATCAGTGTCTGGAGCAGTTTACCGTAGGTCGGTGCTGGCAGGAGTGCATGCGCATTTCTGACTTTCATAAGCGCGAGACTGAAATGGAGAAATACAACAA ACAGCATCGCTGGACCAAGAGAGGACTGTCCATCATTCCCACCAAGTTTGGGATCAGCTTTACTGCAGTCTTCCTCAACCAG GCAGGAGCACTGGTTCATGTCTACACGGATGGTTCAGTCCTACTCACACACGGTGGAACAGAGATGGGGCAAGGTCTACACACTAAAATGGTCCAG GTTGCGAGCAGAACTTTGGGAATTCCACATACAAAGATCCACATCTGTGAGACCAGCACTAATACAGTCCCAAACACCAGCCCTACTGCTGCATCTGCATCGTCAGACCTTAACGGCATGGCTGTTTTC AATGCATGCCAGACTTTGCTGCAAAGACTGGAACCATACAAATCCAAGGATCCGAAGGGCAGCTGGGAGGACTGG GTGAAAGCAGCTTACTTTGACAGAGTGAATTTATCAGCCAATGGGTTTTATAA GACCCCTGATATTGGATATGACTTTGAATCAAATTCAGGACGTGTATTTAACTACTTCACATATGGTGTAGCTGTTTCAGAGGTGGAGATTGACTGTCTTACTGGCAGTCACAAG AACCTGCATACGTCTATTGTCATGGATGTGGGCAAAAGTCTGAACCCAGCACTGGACATTGGCCAG GTGGAGGGTGCATTCATGCAGGGTGTGGGACTTTTTACGCTAGAAGAGCTGCGCTACTCTCCACAAGGGTACCTTTATACTCGTGGGCCTGGAATGTATAAGATTCCTGCTTTTGGAGACATTCCTACTGAACTGAAGGTCTCGTTGCTGAGGGACGCTCCCAACGAAAGAGCGATATTCTCCTCCAAG GCTGTAGGAGAGCCTCCTCTCTTTCTGGCTGCCTCAGTCTTTTATGCCATCAAAGATGCCATTACAGCTGCCAGGGCTGAATCTGGCCTTACAAAACCCTTCAGACTTGACAGTCCCGCCACACCTGAGAGAATACGTAACGCCTGCGAGGACAAATTCACCAAACTG
- the xdh gene encoding xanthine dehydrogenase/oxidase isoform X1: MEVTITTRQDDLVLFVNGKKIIEKNAEPEMTLLTFLRSKLGLTGTKLGCAEGGCGACTMMVSKFHPHQNQIVHHAVNACLAPLCSLHHCAVTTVEGIGSVARKLHPVQERIAKAHGSQCGFCTPGIVMSMYALLRNNSQPTMDEITEAFQGNLCRCTGYRPILEGYKTFTTQQAGCCGGQGKANNCCMTSKHKKDHVNEDSTPVQQLFDPSEFMPLDPTQEIIFPPELMSLAKNPLKELRFNGERVLWVQPSSLTELLELKAMYPDAKLVVGNTEVGIEMKFKNLLYPVILAPAYIQELNSIQYTTTGIEFGACVTLSVLGKVLRETVDKLPTYQTEVFQAVLEQLRWFAGQQIRNVAAIGGNIMTASPISDLNPVFMAANSKLTLMSKEGKRVFTMDDKFFTGYRKTALKPEEILLSIEIPYTKKGQFFSAFKQSPRKEDDIATVTCAMNVLFEEGSNVVQDIRLSYGGMAPTTVLATTTCKQLIGRRWDEDMMHDACSLLATEMTLSPSAPGGMVTYRRTLTISLFFKFYLTVQHKLAQEYLSVEAVRPDYTSAIELFHLDSPSSVQLYQEVRPGQTTSDVVGRPVMHLSALKQATGEAMYCDDIPHYKNELHLALVTSTKAHAYIKSIDIADAMAVPGVVTFVSATDIPGSNETGPVLYDETVFAEKKVTCVGHIVGAVVADTQAHAQRAAKAVKINYEELQPVIVTIQDAIASQSFYRPVRTIQRGDLAKGFQESDNILEGEIHIGGQEHFYLETNCTLAVPRGEDGEMELFVSTQAASKTQVLVAKALGVPASRIVCRVKRMGGGFGGKESRSTVLSTVVAVAANKVNRPVRCMLDRDEDMLVTGGRHPFYGKYKVGFKQNGKVMALDVTYYSNAGNSLDLSLSIMERALFHMDNCYNIPHVRGTGYICKTNLPSNTAFRGFGGPQGMMVAESWISDLALSCGLPAEEVRMINLYKQGENTPFNQCLEQFTVGRCWQECMRISDFHKRETEMEKYNKQHRWTKRGLSIIPTKFGISFTAVFLNQAGALVHVYTDGSVLLTHGGTEMGQGLHTKMVQVASRTLGIPHTKIHICETSTNTVPNTSPTAASASSDLNGMAVFNACQTLLQRLEPYKSKDPKGSWEDWVKAAYFDRVNLSANGFYKTPDIGYDFESNSGRVFNYFTYGVAVSEVEIDCLTGSHKNLHTSIVMDVGKSLNPALDIGQVEGAFMQGVGLFTLEELRYSPQGYLYTRGPGMYKIPAFGDIPTELKVSLLRDAPNERAIFSSKAVGEPPLFLAASVFYAIKDAITAARAESGLTKPFRLDSPATPERIRNACEDKFTKLCPPPELGTYTPWDVRV, from the exons ATGGAAGTAACAATCACAACACGCCAGGATGACTTGGTTCTTTTCGTAAATGGCAAAAAG ATAATTGAGAAAAATGCCGAGCCAGAGATGACGCTGCTGACTTTCCTCAGGAGCAAAT TGGGTTTAACAGGGACAAAGCTGGGCTGTGCTGAGGGCGGATGTGGTGCATGCACAATGATGGTGTCCAAGTTTCACCCTCATCAAAACCAAATTGT TCACCATGCCGTTAACGCTTGCTTGGCCCCCCTATGCTCGCTGCATCACTGTGCAGTCACTACAGTTGAGGGCATTGGAAGTGTAGCCAGAAAACTTCATCCTGTTCAG GAAAGGATCGCTAAGGCACATGGTTCACAGTGTGGCTTCTGCACTCCAGGTATTGTCATGTCCATGTACGCACTTCTAAGAAACAACTCTCAGCCTACAATGGATGAGATCACAGAGGCCTTTCAAG GGAATCTGTGTCGTTGCACGGGCTATAGACCTATACTTGAGGGCTACAAGACCTTTACTACg CAGCAAGCAGGATGCTGTGGGGGTCAAGGGAAAGCCAACAACTGCTGTATGACCAGTAAGCATAAAAAGGACCATGTCAAT GAGGATTCAACTCCAGTTCAACAGTTATTTGATCCATCAGAATTTATGCCACTGGACCCAACACAAGAGATTATTTTCCCTCCAGAACTGATG AGTCTTGCTAAAAATCCACTAAAGGAGTTAAGATTCAATGGAGAGAGAGTGTTATGGGTTCAGCCAAGCTCACTAACAGAACTCCTTGAGCTTAAGGCTATGTATCCAGATGCCAAGCTGGTTGTGGGAAACACTGAAGTTG GTATCGAAATGAAATTCAAGAATCTCCTATACCCTGTCATCTTGGCACCAGCCTACATCCAGGAGCTCAACAGTATCCAGTACACCACGACTG GGATTGAGTTTGGAGCATGTGTGACATTATCTGTACTGGGAAAGGTGTTGCGTGAGACGGTAGACAAGCTCCCCACATACCAAACTGAGGTTTTTCAGGCCGTACTGGAGCAGCTGCGCTGGTTCGCAGGACAGCAAATTCGAAACGTTGCG GCTATTGGCGGAAACATTATGACAGCAAGTCCAATCTCAGACCTTAACCCTGTGTTTATGGCAGCGAACTCCAAGCTAACTTTGATGTCCAAAg aggGAAAACGTGTTTTTACAATGGACGATAAGTTCTTTACTGGCTACAGGAAAACTGCATTAAAACCGGAGGAGATCCTGTTGTCCATTGAGATCCCATACACAAAAAAG GGCCAGTTTTTCTCAGCCTTTAAGCAGTCGCCTCGCAAAGAGGACGATATCGCCACCGTCACCTGTGCAATGAACGTGCTGTTTGAGGAAGGTTCCAACGTAGTGCAAGACATTCGGCTTAGTTATGGAGGAATGGCCCCCACTACTGTTCTTGCAACAACTACATGCAAGCAACTTATTGGCAG GCGGTGGGACGAGGACATGATGCATGACGCCTGCTCACTCTTGGCTACAGAGATGACTCTTTCTCCCTCTGCACCAGGTGGGATGGTGACATACAGACGCACACTGACCATCAGCCTGTTCTTCAAATTCTACCTCACTGTGCAACACAAACTGGCTCAAGAG TATCTTTCTGTTGAGGCAGTCAGACCGGATTATACCAGTGCTATCGAGCTCTTTCACCTAGACTCACCATCCAGTGTTCAGCTTTATCAG gaagTCCGTCCTGGTCAGACCACAAGTGATGTCGTAGGTCGTCCTGTCATGCATCTGTCTGCACTAAAGCAGGCCACAGGAGAGGCAATGTACTGTGATGATATTCCTCACTATAAGAATGAGCTCCATTTGGCTCTAGTCACCAGCACCAAAGCTCACGCATATATAAA ATCTATTGATATTGCCGATGCCATGGCAGTTCCAGGAGTGGTAACGTTTGTCTCAGCCACAGATATCCCTGGGAGCAATGAGACTGGACCTGTTCTCTATGACGAAACTGTCTTTGCTGAAAAAAAG GTCACATGTGTGGGTCACATAGTAGGAGCGGTTGTCGCAGACACACAAGCCCATGCGCAGAGGGCAGCCAAAGCTGTGAAAATTAATTATGAGGAACTGCAGCCTGTGATCGTCACCATTCAG gACGCCATTGCCAGTCAGTCATTCTACCGGCCAGTGAGAACTATACAGAGAGGAGATTTGGCAAAGGGCTTTCAAGAGTCTGATAACATCCTAGAAG GTGAAATTCACATAGGGGGGCAGGAACACTTTTACTTGGAGACAAACTGCACACTGGCTGTTCCTAGAGGAGAAGACGGAGAGATGGAGCTATTTGTGTCCACACAGGCAGCCAGCAAGACACAG GTACTTGTTGCCAAAGCATTGGGAGTGCCAGCAAGTCGCATAGTGTGCCGAGTCAAGAGAATGGGAGGAGGATTCGGTGGAAAAGAGAGCAGGAGTACTGTTCTCTCAACAGTTGTGGCTGTTGCTGCTAATAA AGTGAACAGACCAGTCCGCTGCATGTTGGACCGTGATGAGGACATGTTAGTCACAGGAGGTCGACACCCATTCTATGGAAAATACAAG GTTGGATTCAAGCAAAATGGAAAAGTGATGGCTCTGGATGTAACGTACTATAGCAATGCAGGAAATTCCTTGGACCTTTCTCTGTCA ATTATGGAACGAGCGCTCTTTCATATGGACAACTGTTACAACATCCCTCATGTTCGTGGGACGGGCTACATATGTAAAACCAACCTTCCCTCCAACACTGCATTCCGAGGCTTCGGCGGGCCACAGGGAATGATGGTAGCCGAGAGCTGGATCAGTGACCTGGCTCTGTCTTGTGGCCTCCCAGCCGAAGAG gTGAGAATGATAAATCTGTACAAGCAAGGAGAAAACACCCCGTTTAATCAGTGTCTGGAGCAGTTTACCGTAGGTCGGTGCTGGCAGGAGTGCATGCGCATTTCTGACTTTCATAAGCGCGAGACTGAAATGGAGAAATACAACAA ACAGCATCGCTGGACCAAGAGAGGACTGTCCATCATTCCCACCAAGTTTGGGATCAGCTTTACTGCAGTCTTCCTCAACCAG GCAGGAGCACTGGTTCATGTCTACACGGATGGTTCAGTCCTACTCACACACGGTGGAACAGAGATGGGGCAAGGTCTACACACTAAAATGGTCCAG GTTGCGAGCAGAACTTTGGGAATTCCACATACAAAGATCCACATCTGTGAGACCAGCACTAATACAGTCCCAAACACCAGCCCTACTGCTGCATCTGCATCGTCAGACCTTAACGGCATGGCTGTTTTC AATGCATGCCAGACTTTGCTGCAAAGACTGGAACCATACAAATCCAAGGATCCGAAGGGCAGCTGGGAGGACTGG GTGAAAGCAGCTTACTTTGACAGAGTGAATTTATCAGCCAATGGGTTTTATAA GACCCCTGATATTGGATATGACTTTGAATCAAATTCAGGACGTGTATTTAACTACTTCACATATGGTGTAGCTGTTTCAGAGGTGGAGATTGACTGTCTTACTGGCAGTCACAAG AACCTGCATACGTCTATTGTCATGGATGTGGGCAAAAGTCTGAACCCAGCACTGGACATTGGCCAG GTGGAGGGTGCATTCATGCAGGGTGTGGGACTTTTTACGCTAGAAGAGCTGCGCTACTCTCCACAAGGGTACCTTTATACTCGTGGGCCTGGAATGTATAAGATTCCTGCTTTTGGAGACATTCCTACTGAACTGAAGGTCTCGTTGCTGAGGGACGCTCCCAACGAAAGAGCGATATTCTCCTCCAAG GCTGTAGGAGAGCCTCCTCTCTTTCTGGCTGCCTCAGTCTTTTATGCCATCAAAGATGCCATTACAGCTGCCAGGGCTGAATCTGGCCTTACAAAACCCTTCAGACTTGACAGTCCCGCCACACCTGAGAGAATACGTAACGCCTGCGAGGACAAATTCACCAAACTG